From Scomber scombrus chromosome 13, fScoSco1.1, whole genome shotgun sequence, a single genomic window includes:
- the heg1 gene encoding protein HEG isoform X1, whose amino-acid sequence METWCLNHVLGLSLSVLLLGLPGPLRAGTPYNSSTDPGATGFYYSTATNELGDMEYKVTSTSQSSSESLSPSQRNLLLTHTAETQTAAAAGNLDTEQTQTFTETSSRSFETVRLSTEPFTSTLVAATTEASSSSSSSSSSISSSSSSSSSSSSSIISSSSSSSSSSSSSISSSSSSDSSSSSDSSSSSDSSSSSSSSDSSSSSNRTDPLNTDRLPHVSPVVSQQAMSWMVTEDSSMPQDSPDSTLRLGDATSSASQTAILTDSTYTSTTISRAGERTLLSVTSSSNNSTSSAFTEDSSSHQPFSTTGGTETEDYTHSAPSTRTDSRDTTDQHITQSSGGIFSESGSPGVSRGTQTLTGAPNATEHEHNSTSKGTSDSTPHLRVTEPSTDQSEVSVSSTPPVISPAGVPTKISGTDQGSGSSVRSSTESSTGAFSSSTQNQDGTEEKSVSFTLTTAPPTVSSSTTELDNSLTETPVLATDVLFTTTAVTVTERSQITEEDTFKATASTTTTPLLPATSSSRFSSTASISTPGSLTQATVLYTTPSTTASTLDQQTSAVHSTHRLSPSQTQGPSTGVANPTNVTTLHLDTSTGTLAHSQHITTTYTHSTPTRSTEALHTTGKQTDSGTTEPVVTTSLHPTKAAPPPRNPCVSNPCMNGGMCVSYKGHQFSCHCQQAWTGPTCNHDVDECEKDPCPVGSRCVNTRGSFTCECPLGFDLEDGRSCTRAKTFLGTFSVNRLPHDPVIFKSPTMHELQREIIQLLNASLSVLRGYSRSTLSKKEGNGVHILAVNMFSLSTDVTSAEVYNSIKMSLSNCSSSLAHCRMVLHHQLTYQLESLCSAQTIQCDTERSTCTDNSGTAQCECLQGYYKHNPDDLSCLECGDGYKLENGTCVLCTFGFGGFNCGNFYKLIAVVVSPAGGGLLLILIIALIVTCCKRDKNDINKIIFKSGDLQMSPYADFPKNNRISMEWGRETIEMQENGSTKNLLQMTDIYYSPALRNSDLDRNGLYPFTGLPGSRHSCIYPAQWNPSFISDDSRRRDYF is encoded by the exons ATGGAAACGTGGTGTTTGAATCACGTCCTCGGTTTGTCTCTGTCGGTCCTCCTGCTGGGTCTACCGGGGCCCCTCAGGGCAGGGACCCCATATAACAGCAGCACGGACCCGGGAGCGACTGGATTTTATTATTCCACCGCCACAAATGAACTCGGTGACATGGAATACAAAGTAACTTCAACTTCACAGTCCAGCAGCGAGAGTTTATCACCATCACAGAGAAACctcctgctcacacacactgctgaaactcaaactgctgctgctgctggaaacttAG ACACTGAACAGACACAAACCTTCACAGAAACAAGCAGCAGGTCATTCGAAACTGTACGTCTGTCGACTGAGCCATTCACCTCCACCCTTGTTGCGGCCACCACTgaggccagcagcagcagcagcagcagcagcagcagtatcagcagcagcagcagcagcagcagcagcagcagcagcagtatcatcagcagcagcagcagcagcagcagcagcagcagcagcagtatcagcagcagcagcagcagtgacagcagcagcagcagtgacagcagcagcagcagtgacagcagcagcagcagcagcagcagtgacagcagcagcagcagtaacaggaCTGATCCCCTTAACACGGACCGGCTGCCACATGTCTCCCCTGTTGTGTCCCAGCAGGCCATGTCCTGGATGGTGACAGAGGACTCCAGTATGCCCCAGGACAGCCCTGACAGCACTCTCCGACTGGGAGACGCCACATCCTCTGCATCACAGACAGCCATCCTCACCGACAGCACCTACACTTCCACCACCATCAGCCGGGCCGGGGAGAGGACCCTGCTTTCTGTCACCTCCTCATCTAACAACAGCACTTCCTCTGCATTTACAGAGGACTCCAGCTCCCATCAGCCCTTCTCTACCACAGGGGGCACAGAGACTGAGGACTACACCCACAGTGCTCCGTCCACCAGGACTGACAGCAGAGACACAACAGACCAGCACATCACTCAGTCCTCCGGGGGGATATTTTCAGAAAGTGGGAGCCCAGGAGTATCCAGAGGAACCCAAACTTTAACCGGAGCACCTAATGCCACAGAGCATGAACACAACTCAACATCAAAAGGGACTTCAGACTCAACACCACATCTCAGGGTGACTGAGCCCAGCACTGACCAATCTGAAGTGTCCGTTTCATCCACACCTCCTGTCATTTCACCTGCAGGTGTTCCTACCAAAATATCAGGGACAGATCAAGGTTCGGGCTCTAGTGTTAGATCCTCCACAGAGTCTTCCACTGGAGCTTTCAGCTCCAGCACTCAGAACCAAGATGGAACAGAGGAGAAAAGTGTGAGCTTCACTCTGACCACAGCGCCCCCCACAGTCAGCAGCAGTACAACTGAGCTGGACAACTCTCTGACTGAGACACCTGTGCTGGCCACCGATGTACTCTTCACCACCAcagctgtcactgttacagaaag ATCACAGATAACAGAGGAAGACACTTTTAAAGCCActgcctccaccaccaccacccctcttCTACCTGCCACCTCATCTTCCAGGTTCAGCAGCACCGCCAGTATCTCCACTCCAGGGTCACTGACCCAAGCTACCGTCCTTTACACCACACCCTCCACCACTGCCTCCACCCTGGACCAGCAGACCTCTGCAGTGCACTCCACTCACCGCTTGTCCCCCAGCCAAACCCAGGGACCATCAACTGGGGTGGCAAACCCTACAAACGTCACCACCCTACACTTAGACACAAGCACAGGCACTCTGGCCCACAGCCAGCACATCACCACTACCTACACCCACAGCACCCCAACTAGGAGCACAGAGGCTCTTCACACCACCgggaaacagacagacagtggaACCACAGAGCCGGTGGTGACAACATCACTCCATCCCACCAAGGCAGCACCGCCACCAA GAAACCCCTGTGTGTCCAATCCTTGTATGAATGGGGGGATGTGTGTAAGCTATAAAGGGCATCAATTCAGCTGCCACTGTCAACAGGCATGGACAGGACCAACCTGCAACCATG ACGTGGATGAGTGTGAGAAGGACCCCTGCCCTGTTGGCTCCAGATGTGTGAACACAAGAGGTTCCTTCACCTGTGAATGCCCGCTGGGTTTTGACCTGGAGGACGGACGGAGCTGCACCAGAG CAAAGACATTTCTGGGAACTTTCAGCGTAAACAGACTGCCGCATGACCCTGTTATCTTCAAGAGCCCCACCATGCATGAGCTCCAGAGAGAGATCATTCAGCTG CTCAATGCCTCGTTGTCAGTCCTCCGAGGATACAGCCGCTCAACTCTTAGTAAAAA AGAAGGGAACGGAGTTCATATATTGGCTGTCAACATGTTTTCCCTGTCCACTGATGTGACGAGCGCTGAGGTCTACAACAGCATCAAGATGTCTCTCAGTAACTGCAGCTCCTCGCTGGCCCACTGCCGGATGGTCCTGCACCACCAGCTCACTTATCAAT TGGAGAGTCTGTGTTCAGCCCAGACAATTCAGTGCGATACGGAGCGCTCCACCTGTACGGACAACAGCGGCACAGCCCAGTGCGAGTGTCTACAAGGATATTACAAACACAACCCTGATGACCTGTCCTGCTTAG AATGCGGGGATGGCTACAAGCTTGAAAATGGCACCTGTGTCCT GTGCACGTTTGGATTTGGGGGATTCAACTGTGGAAATT TTTACAAGCTTATTGCGGTTGTGGTGTCACCTGCAGGGGGCGGCttgctcctcatcctcatcattgCTCTCATTGTCACTTGCTGCAA GAGAGACAAGAACGACATCAACAAGATCATCTTCAAGAGTGGCGACCTCCAGATGTCTCCGTACGCAGACTTCCCCAAAAATAACCGTATATCCATGGAGTGGGGCCGAGAGACCATTGAGATGCAAGAGAATGGCAGCACCAAGAACCTGCTGCAGATGACGGACATTTACTACTCT CCTGCATTGCGTAACTCTGACCTGGATAGAAATGGCCTGTACCCGTTCACAGGTCTGCCGGGCTCTCGCCACTCATGCATCTACCCCGCCCAATGGAACCCATCCTTCATCAGTGATGATTCTCGAAGAAGAGACTACTTCTAA
- the heg1 gene encoding protein HEG isoform X2 — translation METWCLNHVLGLSLSVLLLGLPGPLRAGTPYNSSTDPGATGFYYSTATNELGDMEYKVTSTSQSSSESLSPSQRNLLLTHTAETQTAAAAGNLDTEQTQTFTETSSRSFETVRLSTEPFTSTLVAATTEASSSSSSSSSSISSSSSSSSSSSSSIISSSSSSSSSSSSSISSSSSSDSSSSSDSSSSSDSSSSSSSSDSSSSSNRTDPLNTDRLPHVSPVVSQQAMSWMVTEDSSMPQDSPDSTLRLGDATSSASQTAILTDSTYTSTTISRAGERTLLSVTSSSNNSTSSAFTEDSSSHQPFSTTGGTETEDYTHSAPSTRTDSRDTTDQHITQSSGGIFSESGSPGVSRGTQTLTGAPNATEHEHNSTSKGTSDSTPHLRVTEPSTDQSEVSVSSTPPVISPAGVPTKISGTDQGSGSSVRSSTESSTGAFSSSTQNQDGTEEKSVSFTLTTAPPTVSSSTTELDNSLTETPVLATDVLFTTTAVTVTERSQITEEDTFKATASTTTTPLLPATSSSRFSSTASISTPGSLTQATVLYTTPSTTASTLDQQTSAVHSTHRLSPSQTQGPSTGVANPTNVTTLHLDTSTGTLAHSQHITTTYTHSTPTRSTEALHTTGKQTDSGTTEPVVTTSLHPTKAAPPPRNPCVSNPCMNGGMCVSYKGHQFSCHCQQAWTGPTCNHDVDECEKDPCPVGSRCVNTRGSFTCECPLGFDLEDGRSCTRAKTFLGTFSVNRLPHDPVIFKSPTMHELQREIIQLLNASLSVLRGYSRSTLSKKEGNGVHILAVNMFSLSTDVTSAEVYNSIKMSLSNCSSSLAHCRMVLHHQLTYQLESLCSAQTIQCDTERSTCTDNSGTAQCECLQGYYKHNPDDLSCLECGDGYKLENGTCVLCTFGFGGFNCGNFYKLIAVVVSPAGGGLLLILIIALIVTCCKRDKNDINKIIFKSGDLQMSPYADFPKNNRISMEWGRETIEMQENGSTKNLLQMTDIYYSVRRHTAQPCIA, via the exons ATGGAAACGTGGTGTTTGAATCACGTCCTCGGTTTGTCTCTGTCGGTCCTCCTGCTGGGTCTACCGGGGCCCCTCAGGGCAGGGACCCCATATAACAGCAGCACGGACCCGGGAGCGACTGGATTTTATTATTCCACCGCCACAAATGAACTCGGTGACATGGAATACAAAGTAACTTCAACTTCACAGTCCAGCAGCGAGAGTTTATCACCATCACAGAGAAACctcctgctcacacacactgctgaaactcaaactgctgctgctgctggaaacttAG ACACTGAACAGACACAAACCTTCACAGAAACAAGCAGCAGGTCATTCGAAACTGTACGTCTGTCGACTGAGCCATTCACCTCCACCCTTGTTGCGGCCACCACTgaggccagcagcagcagcagcagcagcagcagcagtatcagcagcagcagcagcagcagcagcagcagcagcagcagtatcatcagcagcagcagcagcagcagcagcagcagcagcagcagtatcagcagcagcagcagcagtgacagcagcagcagcagtgacagcagcagcagcagtgacagcagcagcagcagcagcagcagtgacagcagcagcagcagtaacaggaCTGATCCCCTTAACACGGACCGGCTGCCACATGTCTCCCCTGTTGTGTCCCAGCAGGCCATGTCCTGGATGGTGACAGAGGACTCCAGTATGCCCCAGGACAGCCCTGACAGCACTCTCCGACTGGGAGACGCCACATCCTCTGCATCACAGACAGCCATCCTCACCGACAGCACCTACACTTCCACCACCATCAGCCGGGCCGGGGAGAGGACCCTGCTTTCTGTCACCTCCTCATCTAACAACAGCACTTCCTCTGCATTTACAGAGGACTCCAGCTCCCATCAGCCCTTCTCTACCACAGGGGGCACAGAGACTGAGGACTACACCCACAGTGCTCCGTCCACCAGGACTGACAGCAGAGACACAACAGACCAGCACATCACTCAGTCCTCCGGGGGGATATTTTCAGAAAGTGGGAGCCCAGGAGTATCCAGAGGAACCCAAACTTTAACCGGAGCACCTAATGCCACAGAGCATGAACACAACTCAACATCAAAAGGGACTTCAGACTCAACACCACATCTCAGGGTGACTGAGCCCAGCACTGACCAATCTGAAGTGTCCGTTTCATCCACACCTCCTGTCATTTCACCTGCAGGTGTTCCTACCAAAATATCAGGGACAGATCAAGGTTCGGGCTCTAGTGTTAGATCCTCCACAGAGTCTTCCACTGGAGCTTTCAGCTCCAGCACTCAGAACCAAGATGGAACAGAGGAGAAAAGTGTGAGCTTCACTCTGACCACAGCGCCCCCCACAGTCAGCAGCAGTACAACTGAGCTGGACAACTCTCTGACTGAGACACCTGTGCTGGCCACCGATGTACTCTTCACCACCAcagctgtcactgttacagaaag ATCACAGATAACAGAGGAAGACACTTTTAAAGCCActgcctccaccaccaccacccctcttCTACCTGCCACCTCATCTTCCAGGTTCAGCAGCACCGCCAGTATCTCCACTCCAGGGTCACTGACCCAAGCTACCGTCCTTTACACCACACCCTCCACCACTGCCTCCACCCTGGACCAGCAGACCTCTGCAGTGCACTCCACTCACCGCTTGTCCCCCAGCCAAACCCAGGGACCATCAACTGGGGTGGCAAACCCTACAAACGTCACCACCCTACACTTAGACACAAGCACAGGCACTCTGGCCCACAGCCAGCACATCACCACTACCTACACCCACAGCACCCCAACTAGGAGCACAGAGGCTCTTCACACCACCgggaaacagacagacagtggaACCACAGAGCCGGTGGTGACAACATCACTCCATCCCACCAAGGCAGCACCGCCACCAA GAAACCCCTGTGTGTCCAATCCTTGTATGAATGGGGGGATGTGTGTAAGCTATAAAGGGCATCAATTCAGCTGCCACTGTCAACAGGCATGGACAGGACCAACCTGCAACCATG ACGTGGATGAGTGTGAGAAGGACCCCTGCCCTGTTGGCTCCAGATGTGTGAACACAAGAGGTTCCTTCACCTGTGAATGCCCGCTGGGTTTTGACCTGGAGGACGGACGGAGCTGCACCAGAG CAAAGACATTTCTGGGAACTTTCAGCGTAAACAGACTGCCGCATGACCCTGTTATCTTCAAGAGCCCCACCATGCATGAGCTCCAGAGAGAGATCATTCAGCTG CTCAATGCCTCGTTGTCAGTCCTCCGAGGATACAGCCGCTCAACTCTTAGTAAAAA AGAAGGGAACGGAGTTCATATATTGGCTGTCAACATGTTTTCCCTGTCCACTGATGTGACGAGCGCTGAGGTCTACAACAGCATCAAGATGTCTCTCAGTAACTGCAGCTCCTCGCTGGCCCACTGCCGGATGGTCCTGCACCACCAGCTCACTTATCAAT TGGAGAGTCTGTGTTCAGCCCAGACAATTCAGTGCGATACGGAGCGCTCCACCTGTACGGACAACAGCGGCACAGCCCAGTGCGAGTGTCTACAAGGATATTACAAACACAACCCTGATGACCTGTCCTGCTTAG AATGCGGGGATGGCTACAAGCTTGAAAATGGCACCTGTGTCCT GTGCACGTTTGGATTTGGGGGATTCAACTGTGGAAATT TTTACAAGCTTATTGCGGTTGTGGTGTCACCTGCAGGGGGCGGCttgctcctcatcctcatcattgCTCTCATTGTCACTTGCTGCAA GAGAGACAAGAACGACATCAACAAGATCATCTTCAAGAGTGGCGACCTCCAGATGTCTCCGTACGCAGACTTCCCCAAAAATAACCGTATATCCATGGAGTGGGGCCGAGAGACCATTGAGATGCAAGAGAATGGCAGCACCAAGAACCTGCTGCAGATGACGGACATTTACTACTCTGTAAGGAGACATACAGCACAGC CCTGCATTGCGTAA